GGACGGACCGCCGCCACAGCAGCTCGGAGTCCTCGCGCACGGCGCCTGAGAGCATCAGGTTGCCGTCACGGAAGCGCAGGGCAAACGCGGCCCGGGCCAGCCAGTTGCCCATCTTGATGCCGGCCCCGCCCGCGTGCCGTGTCTCCGCGTTCTCGTCGCCGCGCGGAAAGTCGAACTCTGGTTCGGTGGTGCGAATCAGGACGTAGTCCGAGGGCCGCGAGCCGAAGTAGACCTCGGGCCGGGTGATCTGGAACGCGCCGCGCGGCGGGACATCCTGTAGCAGCAGTTGCGGCCGGCCCTCCTCCGCGACGGCCGCCACCAGGGCCATCGTCACGCCGTAGCCGTGAGTGAACTTGAGCCGCTGATTGACCCAGGTCTGGGCCTGGGACGGCAGCCGGGTCCGGTCCAGCTCGCGGGCGGCTACCATCACCTGTCGGTAGCCGCTGTCCACGGCGTAACGGTCAACGTCGACATCCGCGAAGGTGTAGTAGCTGCGGATGCTCTGGATCTGGTTCAGCGTCTCCCGCAGCGGCCGGTGGTCCCACAGCCGGATATTGCGGATCGTCTCAGGGTTATTCCGAACGTCGTCGGCGGTGACCGCCTCTTCGTAGGGGTAGAAGCTCTCCTGGATGCGATCGAGTCCGAAGGCCCGCCGCGTCATGGCGATGCCGTTCTCGACGTAGGGCCGCTCCTTCTCGAGCTGATTCGGCTTGACCTCGAAATTCTCCACCATGTTCGGGAACACCAGGCCGCCGAGGACCGCCACCAGCGCCCAGGCGGCCAGTCCCGTCAGGGCCGGCCGCAGCGAGCGGGCGAACGCGCTGACGACGATCAGCACGGCGGCGCTGGCTGCCACGGCGGCCATGATGTAGAGCGCCGGCATCTCGGCGCGGACGTCGGCGTAGCTCGCGCCGTAGGTCACGCCGCGGGTGGAGTAGACCAGCTCGTAGACGTCCAGCAGGTGGTTCGCGCCGACGAGGAGCATCAGGACGGCGGCGAGCAGCGCGATGTGCAGCTTCACCGAGCGCGGCAGGTTGAACATCACCCGTTCGAGGTTCACGCCCAGCTCGTAGGCGCTGACGACGGCGTAGACGGCGAACGTGGTGGTGGCCACCAGCACGAACGTGCCGAGCAGCCAGGAGTGGGCTGACCGCAGGAACGGCAGCGTAAAGACGAAAAACGACACGTCCCGCCCGAACACGGGGTCGGCCACGCCGAACGGCACCTGATTGAGAAAGCGGAGCAGGATCGGCCACTGCCCGGAGGCCACGGAGCCCATCACGACGGACAACAGCAGGCCCAGCACGACGATGCCGATCTGGACGATCCGCCCATAGACCGACATTTCGCCGCTGAACCGCGAGCCGACCCTGGCGATGTAGGCCCACAGCACGTCCTCGTCGGGGGGCGAGAGGTGCTCGAACCCCCGAGCCAGCCGCCGCGCCAGGAACGCGCTGGGCAGGTAGAGCAGCAGGAAGAACCCGGCGGCGGCCACGAACAGGCCGACTTGATTGGTCAGGACGGTCTGGTAGACCGGCGCGTAGCCAACGCTGCCGAACCAGAGCCAGTCGGTGTACAGGTCGACGCCGACGGTGGCGAGCACCAGCAGCACGACGACAAAGCCGACGACGGCGATGCGCCCATTGCCTATGGGAGAGTTGCCGCGCCCCTGGCGACGTGGCCAGCGTTCGGTCGGTACAACTGGGTCCACGTAGCGCCTCCGCCCGGATGTGGCCATTCTACCAGGGGAGCGGACTGCCCCAGGAAGGATTCTGCCCGGATGCGTCGGCGGTCGCCCCCTGGCCACACTGGACATTCGGCGGCGGGCAGGTGAGTGGCTGGTATACTCGGAGCAGGGTGGCAGGTGGCAGGACGCCGACGCACGGCTGGTTGAGACACGCGCGCCGCCGCCTGCTCGAACGATGGCGCCAGGAGGAACGCGAGGTGCTCGACGACCGCATCAAGGTCGGGCAGGTGGAGCGCATCGACACGTTCCACGCCGTCGAGCTTGGCTGCAACGCATCGCTGCTGCGCGAGCCGGGTGTCCACATTCTGCCGTCTGAGCGCCGGACGCGCCCGAGCTGGGGCGGCTACACGGTGCCGATCCTGGCGCTCTCGACGGCCACCGGCGGCGTCATATCGGCGCGGCCAGACCTGTTGGAGCGGGTCCGCTCTGGCCTCGGCCCGGCGCTCTCAGACCGCCCGATTGGCCCCTCCGAGTTCACGCGGCTGCACCATGTCGCCCGGCTCGCCGTGCCGTACGCTTACAGCCTGAGCGGCCACGTCCTCTACACCGACGCCGACCAGTTCCAGCCCCGCCAGAGCCGGGCGGTCCGCCTGGAGCGCAACGATCCACGTGGGACCGATCTGCGCCGGCGCTTCGACGGCGAGATCTTCGTGGTCTGGTCGATTCGCGGAGACATCGCAAGCTGGTCCGCGATCAAGCTGAAGTCGAAGGATGTCTGGGAGATCGCCGTCGTGACGGAGCCGGCCTACCGGGGCCAGGGGCTTGCGAAAGAGGTCGTGTCGGCGGCGACAGCCTACATCCTGGAGCAGGGGCGGCTGGCGCTCTACGTCCACGACCGCACAAACCTGGCCTCGGCGCGGGTGTGCCGCTCGCTGGGGTACGTCGAGTACGGCGAAGAGTTCTTCAGCGAGTATTGAGGGCGGCGCGCCCGCCGCTCAGTGGACTGGCGGGCGCGGCAGGCCGCTCGACGCTGGCCCGACGGAGCTTGAGGCCAGCGCCGTATCGTGGGTCAGGATCGGGATCAGGTCGAGGGCGCTCGGGACCACGAAGATGCCCATCGGCGTGGTGCGGCCTCGGACCGTCATCTCGTCGCGCACGAAGCCCGACAAATCGATGCCAGCCCGCAGCGACAGATCCTCGCTGACGATCAACTGCGCCTTGTACTCCTTGCTGGCGGACTCCAGCCGACTGGCCGTATTCACGGCGTCGCCCAGGGCCGTCAACGTGCGTGCCCGGCCGTACCCCATCTCCCCGACGATCACGTGCCCGACGTGGATGCCGATGCCGATCCGCAGCGGCTCGGCCAGATCCTGGGCCAGCACCCGGTTCAGCTCGTCCAGCGCCTGGGCCATCGCCACCGTCGCGTCGAGCGCCTGCCGGCAGCCGCGCACGGCGTCCTGCCCGACCCCGAACAGCGCCATCACGCCGTCGCCGATGAACTTGTCGAGGTGGCCGCCGCTCGCCTCGACCGCTTCGCCCATCGCCTTGAAATACTCGTTCATCACGAAGACCACGTCGTACGGCAGGCGATGCTCCGAGAACTTGGTGAAGCCGCGAATGTCGGCAAAGAGGATGCCGATCTCCTGCTCGCTGGCCGAGGCCGAGCTTGGCCGCAACACGCTCTCGGCAGACTGGATGGTGGGCGGCAGCAATGGGATGATGTTCAGGTCGTGGACGGGCCGGAGCTGGCAGGCGAGGCGGACATTCGGCGGCGCGCCGACCCGCCTCAGGACACGCTCCTCGTCGGGGGTCGGCGGCGGCACCTGCGCCGAGGCCGGCCCGATACGCGAGCGGCAGGTTGAGCAACGGCCCTTGCCCCCGCACAAGGAGGCGTGCGGGATGCCGGCCGAGCGGCTGGCGTCGAGCACGGTCATGCCAGGCACGGCGTTGACGCGCCGCCCGCCTGGGTAAGTCAGCCGCACGACGCCGCGTCGCCGCAGCAGCCACTGGCGCACGTAGCGCGCAGCGAAGGCCAGCACGACCGAGGCGACGAAGATCCCGTTGGCGATGCCGGCCCAGCCGAGCACCATATCGTTCTGGGCGGGCGTCATCCCCTCGAACGTCCGGTCGATCCAGCCGGGCGTCTGCGAGAACAGCGCCGTCTCGCGTCCGATGCCGGCGAACCCGGCCAGCGCCAGGGCCGGCAGCAGCAACGCGCCCGCGCGCAACAGCGTTCGGTAGCGCGGATACCAGGGCTTGAACTGCAGCCACCAGCGGACGCCCATGCAGCCGTGCGTCCAGGCGATCACCAGCAGCAGCGCCTGGACTGCCGCGCTGCTCGGGTGCTCGACCCACATGCCGAACACGACGTAGGCGTAGGTATCGTGGAAATCCTGGGTGACCTCGTTGAGGATGCGCGTGCCGAAGATGTGTGGGATCAGCATGAACGGCATCGCAAGCCCAAGCCCGAGGCGCACCAGCTCCCAGCGGGGCAGCCGCAGGTGCCGTGCGCGGTAGAGCGCCTGGAGCACCAGCACGATGTGGGTGAGGAACGCGC
This Chloroflexota bacterium DNA region includes the following protein-coding sequences:
- a CDS encoding adenylate/guanylate cyclase domain-containing protein, which gives rise to MTRKLRLWSGLVLFVFVGTHLLNHSLGIFSLDAAELGRLVMLAIWRNPVGTVVLYGAFLTHIVLVLQALYRARHLRLPRWELVRLGLGLAMPFMLIPHIFGTRILNEVTQDFHDTYAYVVFGMWVEHPSSAAVQALLLVIAWTHGCMGVRWWLQFKPWYPRYRTLLRAGALLLPALALAGFAGIGRETALFSQTPGWIDRTFEGMTPAQNDMVLGWAGIANGIFVASVVLAFAARYVRQWLLRRRGVVRLTYPGGRRVNAVPGMTVLDASRSAGIPHASLCGGKGRCSTCRSRIGPASAQVPPPTPDEERVLRRVGAPPNVRLACQLRPVHDLNIIPLLPPTIQSAESVLRPSSASASEQEIGILFADIRGFTKFSEHRLPYDVVFVMNEYFKAMGEAVEASGGHLDKFIGDGVMALFGVGQDAVRGCRQALDATVAMAQALDELNRVLAQDLAEPLRIGIGIHVGHVIVGEMGYGRARTLTALGDAVNTASRLESASKEYKAQLIVSEDLSLRAGIDLSGFVRDEMTVRGRTTPMGIFVVPSALDLIPILTHDTALASSSVGPASSGLPRPPVH
- a CDS encoding GNAT family N-acetyltransferase, with translation MLDDRIKVGQVERIDTFHAVELGCNASLLREPGVHILPSERRTRPSWGGYTVPILALSTATGGVISARPDLLERVRSGLGPALSDRPIGPSEFTRLHHVARLAVPYAYSLSGHVLYTDADQFQPRQSRAVRLERNDPRGTDLRRRFDGEIFVVWSIRGDIASWSAIKLKSKDVWEIAVVTEPAYRGQGLAKEVVSAATAYILEQGRLALYVHDRTNLASARVCRSLGYVEYGEEFFSEY
- a CDS encoding UPF0182 family protein, with protein sequence MDPVVPTERWPRRQGRGNSPIGNGRIAVVGFVVVLLVLATVGVDLYTDWLWFGSVGYAPVYQTVLTNQVGLFVAAAGFFLLLYLPSAFLARRLARGFEHLSPPDEDVLWAYIARVGSRFSGEMSVYGRIVQIGIVVLGLLLSVVMGSVASGQWPILLRFLNQVPFGVADPVFGRDVSFFVFTLPFLRSAHSWLLGTFVLVATTTFAVYAVVSAYELGVNLERVMFNLPRSVKLHIALLAAVLMLLVGANHLLDVYELVYSTRGVTYGASYADVRAEMPALYIMAAVAASAAVLIVVSAFARSLRPALTGLAAWALVAVLGGLVFPNMVENFEVKPNQLEKERPYVENGIAMTRRAFGLDRIQESFYPYEEAVTADDVRNNPETIRNIRLWDHRPLRETLNQIQSIRSYYTFADVDVDRYAVDSGYRQVMVAARELDRTRLPSQAQTWVNQRLKFTHGYGVTMALVAAVAEEGRPQLLLQDVPPRGAFQITRPEVYFGSRPSDYVLIRTTEPEFDFPRGDENAETRHAGGAGIKMGNWLARAAFALRFRDGNLMLSGAVREDSELLWRRSVRERVERIAPFLLQDTDPYIVVADGQLYWMLDTYTHTSAYPYSQPVYWQPLGPRTIGNWLNYVRNSVKVVINAYDGSIAFYVADPSDPLIQTYQRVFPTLFRPMSEMPASLQQHVRYPVDLFRLQADRYLTFHMQDPTVFYNREDSWDIAREKVGWDVNPAPVEPYYVVMRLPGEAHEEFLLMQPFTPVNKTNMIAWLAARSDGANYGKLVVYKYPKERLVFGPAQVEGRIDQDPTISSQFTLWSQAGSRVIRGNLLVIPLGASNLYVEPIYLQADNGPIPELKRVIVSTGNRVVMEPTLEEALGKLFIGAQGLAPSMGAGPVAQPPAQSAGQSAAGPSAPPTGEMTALIQSANLHYTRAQEALRAGDWGRYGEEQRALEADLRRLADLTR